A window of Desulfomonilia bacterium contains these coding sequences:
- a CDS encoding DUF362 domain-containing protein, whose translation MANVYFSSKFDSEAISKVFMAALDDLKPGIAKDDRVAVKLHFGEEGNTRFVKPVQITPVVNELIKHSNNCFLTDANTLYRGMRHNGRDHIKIAEEHGFAALGLPVIIADGDDGNEETVINIPGRIFDKVRIAKAIAEADAIIAISHFKGHIMCGFGGAIKNLGMGSGSRGGKLEMHSKVKPSPGKRCTGCGICIESCQADAITLVNGKARIDHNICQGCALCIAVCPEEAISVPWGGATGTEVQHRLAEYALGAVKNKKLVCLTFINNITKDCDCMTDTRIIGHDIGIASSIDPVACDKAAYDLTIEKHGGKDIFREATKSDGTTLFPYSELIGLGKQDYNLITL comes from the coding sequence ATGGCGAACGTATACTTCTCATCGAAATTTGACAGCGAGGCAATATCTAAAGTTTTCATGGCGGCTCTTGATGATCTGAAACCCGGGATTGCTAAAGACGACAGGGTTGCGGTAAAGCTTCATTTCGGAGAAGAAGGCAACACACGTTTTGTAAAACCCGTTCAAATAACCCCTGTAGTAAACGAATTGATCAAACACAGTAACAACTGTTTCCTGACCGACGCCAACACTCTTTACCGAGGCATGAGGCATAACGGCAGGGACCACATAAAGATCGCGGAAGAGCATGGCTTTGCAGCACTTGGACTTCCCGTCATAATCGCTGACGGGGATGACGGCAATGAAGAAACTGTAATAAATATCCCGGGCAGAATATTTGATAAGGTAAGAATTGCAAAGGCTATTGCTGAAGCTGATGCAATCATTGCCATCAGCCATTTCAAGGGGCATATAATGTGCGGCTTCGGGGGTGCTATAAAAAATCTAGGCATGGGCTCCGGCTCTCGCGGAGGAAAGCTTGAAATGCATTCAAAGGTAAAACCCTCTCCCGGCAAAAGATGTACGGGATGCGGTATATGCATTGAATCATGTCAGGCCGACGCCATCACCCTCGTAAACGGCAAAGCCAGAATCGATCATAACATATGCCAGGGATGCGCACTGTGCATAGCCGTTTGCCCGGAAGAGGCTATCTCCGTTCCATGGGGCGGTGCAACAGGCACGGAAGTCCAGCACAGACTCGCCGAATATGCCCTCGGCGCAGTAAAGAACAAAAAGCTTGTCTGCCTCACCTTTATAAACAACATCACCAAAGACTGCGACTGTATGACTGATACCAGAATAATAGGCCATGATATAGGCATTGCATCATCAATCGATCCGGTAGCCTGCGATAAAGCCGCCTATGATCTTACAATTGAAAAGCATGGAGGCAAAGACATCTTCAGGGAAGCTACAAAGTCGGACGGTACGACATTATTCCCCTATTCCGAACTTATCGGACTTGGAAAGCAGGACTATAACCTTATAACTCTTTGA